The Cyanobacteria bacterium GSL.Bin1 genome includes the window GAGTAGCGACCCTGTCTCAGATTTCCAGTTTCTTCCGACAAATTCCCTATACTTTACTCCTAGTCATTGTGGGCTTAGGGTTAGCTTTTGTCGATATCCGGTTAGTGAACCTTTCCCCAGAATTAATTTTAGAAATCTTCTTACCTCCTCTCCTCTTTGAAGCCGCATGGAATATCCGTTGGCGTAATCTAAAAAAGAACTTATTTCCAGTTGTTTTATTAGCGGTGATTGGCGTTGTCATTTCCGTGGTTGGCATTGGCTTTAGCC containing:
- a CDS encoding sodium:proton antiporter gives rise to the protein MSVEAAMGDEVIKENLEQFLVVLSVSLGVATLSQISSFFRQIPYTLLLVIVGLGLAFVDIRLVNLSPELILEIFLPPLLFEAAWNIRWRNLKKNLFPVVLLAVIGVVISVVGIGFSLNAFTGLSLPIALLVGASLAATDPVSVIALFRELGVGERLTVLMEGESLFNDGVAVVAFS